The Mercenaria mercenaria strain notata chromosome 10, MADL_Memer_1, whole genome shotgun sequence genome contains a region encoding:
- the LOC128559762 gene encoding fas apoptotic inhibitory molecule 1-like produces the protein MSSDLVATWNLSLPDGKHKVEFEHGTTSGKRVIIVDGKEIHREDWMFKLVGKEHFSVGKAKCTISIDACSGFAYEYTLSVNGKSLEKFSENQSKIMNCWCFTLGSKSSTPFRVVLEKNTLDVWVNGKKMEQFEAFSDNTDFGAEINFVLGDTGRPACIRTRSSGKKRDGMIHELFIEGSDEPIPHAKEFH, from the exons ATGTCCTCCGACTTAGTAGCAACCTGGAACCTGAGTCTGCCTGATGGTAAACACAAAGTGGAGTTTGAACACGGAACCACTTCTGGAAAACGAGTTATTATCGTAGATGGCAAA gaAATTCACAGAGAAGATTGGATGTTTAAACTCGTTGGGAAAGAACACTTTAGTGTTGGAAAAGCAAAGTGTACAATATCAATAGATGCTTGTTCAGGCTTTGCCTACGAATACACATTGTCAGTAAATGGCAAATCACTGGAAAAGTTCAGTGAAAATCAGAGTAAAATAATGAACTGTTGGTGTTTTACACTTGGATCAAAGAGCAGTACACCATTTAGGGTAGTTTTAG aaaaaaatacactTGATGTATGGgtaaatggaaagaaaatggAACAGTTC GAAGCATTTTCTGACAATACAGACTTTGGAGCAGAGATAAATTTTGTTCTTGGTGATACAGGACGTCCAGCATGCATAAGGACAAGAAGTAGTGGGAAAAAACGGGATGGTATGATACATGAACTTTTCATTGAGGGCAGTGACGAGCCAATTCCACATGCAAAAGAATTTCATTAG